A single region of the Triticum dicoccoides isolate Atlit2015 ecotype Zavitan chromosome 2B, WEW_v2.0, whole genome shotgun sequence genome encodes:
- the LOC119362505 gene encoding uncharacterized protein LOC119362505, with protein MDRGKSVVLEEDLSEDVSCSPEIQSKVPVPPPSHGMKKGGHKGPVIPPEKLKQLAGLRSELLKEEKTLLADFRRRKERALEEHERTEGDSLPWTPSVEYVSVVSAILDDLERNREKQKEVNPVFFEAMEAWSAEVGRKKRTKLRRGSGKSLLEEPVLSCGSLIQSEVPGPPSPPPLQQQRQPSVYDCHEIYPEGAHEDEVTTMEVHFKNLDLSGTKLDDGEKVEARTQQSEVISSRPDIQSKVPPRRSKKGKSFVEKQLIGPLPCETEMQSQQLPRGPDTKMQSRGSKKGNRGGHKKGKRGDCAAAPSARPQHHAAMDLKQVQGSNESKLCPCDHDMKMEMDRGKSALEIAKEEEMAFEANSFASYRTSWESNWGACGRAFFEDTTTVSPMHFTHCTPGCDPGDAAIAGATLQIFTIKLEELKGGLEWPLSVYGVVAARDCVDHSRNLLFSCDRWRSQKLSQDDPFLRLIGPSRAIVFTDDVYFETELRVKGKTLSQDIALISGRRHYSGGHTISFSNCFCRIELCMERIHETVQATILGVCVKNGPWPFDYGGKVACLSPPRTYKVTDGKVFYTTHAPSMEVVMLASRGRTMPKGSYGYLRLSSHVVSVELEGSLNVVIQAYSESGDITAQGEVCFTPKACNISQETCFLGDRDPKVEVEITVAWSLLVSNRRHLMMNGMDFDELKEAVSGMGV; from the exons ATGGACAGGGGCAAATCTGTTGTCTTGGAGGAGGATCTGTCTGAAGATGTCTCTTGCAGCCCTGAGATCCAGAGTAAGGTTCCAGTCCCTCCTCCTTCTCACGGCATGAAGAAGGGGGGTCACAAGGGTCCGGTCATCCCTCCTGAGAAGCTCAAACAATTGGCGGGGCTGCGATCAGAACTGCTTAAGGAGGAGAAAACGCTGTTGGCCGATTTTCGAAGACGGAAGGAGAGAGCACTGGAGGAGCATGAGAGGACCGAAGGTGACTCGTTGCCGTGGACGCCGAGCGTGGAATATGTATCAGTTGTGAGTGCTATTTTGGATGACCTCGAGCGAAACAGAGAGAAACAGAAGGAGGTCAATCCTGTTTTTTTCGAAGCCATGGAAGCCTGGTCGGCTGAAGTGGGGCGGAAGAAGAGGACCAAGTTGCGGAGGGGCAGCGGCAAATCCCTCTTGGAGGAACCAGTTCTTTCTTGCGGCTCTCTGATCCAGAGTGAGGTTCCAGgtcctccttcccctcctcctttACAACAGCAGAGGCAACCATCTGTGTATGACTGCCATGAGATTTATCCGGAAGGTGCCCATGAGGATGAGGTGACAACCATGGAGGTGCATTTCAAAAATTTGGACTTGTCTGGAACCAAATTAGACGACGGGGAAAAGGTTGAGGCCAGGACGCAGCAGTCTGAAGTTATTTCTAGTCGACCTGACATCCAGAGTAAGGTTCCTCCTCGTCGCAGTAAGAAGGGAAAATCCTTCGTGGAGAAGCAGTTGATTGGTCCATTGCCTTGTGAGACTGAGATGCAATCTCAACAACTTCCCCGCGGGCCTGATACCAAGATGCAGTCTCGTGGCAGTAAGAAGGGGAACCGCGGGGGTCATAAGAAGGGGAAGCGCGGAGATTGTGCTGCGGCTCCATCCGCAAGGCCCCAACACCATGCAGCCATGGATCTGAAGCAGGTCCAAGGCTCCAATGAATCCAAACTGTGCCCATGTGATCATGATATGAAGATGGAGATGGACAGAGGCAAATCGGCCCTGGAAATAGCCAAAGAGGAGGAGATGGCCTTTGAGGCCAACAGCTTTGCCTCGTACCGTACAAGCTGGGAATCTAACTGGGGAGCGTGTGGCCGCGCGTTCTTCGAAGACACGA CGACCGTGAGTCCCATGCACTTTACCCACTGCACACCTGGATGCGACCCAGGAGATGCCGCCATCGCTGGGGCCACCCTGCAGATCTTCACCATCAAGCTCGAGGAGTTAAAAGGCGGCCTTGAGTGGCCATTGTCTGTGTATGGGGTGGTTGCCGCTCGAGACTGCGTGGATCACAGCCGCAACCTCCTCTTCTCTTGCGATAGGTGGAGGTCGCAGAAGCTCAGTCAGGAC GATCCTTTTTTGCGCTTAATTGGCCCGTCTCGTGCCATTGTGTTTACTGATGATGTTTACTTTGAAACCGAGCTAAGAGTGAAAGGCAAAACATTGTCTCAAGATATAGCATTGATTAGTGGGAGGCGCCATTACAGCGGAGGACATACCATTTCCTTCAGCAACTGCTTCTGCAGAATAGAGTTATGCATGGAGCGAATTCATGAAACTGTCCAGGCCACTATATTGGGTGTCTGTGTCAAAAATGGACCATGGCCTTTCGATTACGGTGGTAAAGTGGCTTGCCTCTCACCACCGCGGACATATAAGGTCACTGATGGTAAAGTCTTTTATACTACTCATGCCCCATCCATGGAAGTTGTGATGCTTGCTTCACGCGGTAGAACAATGCCTAAGGGTTCATATGGTTACCTTCGTCTATCAAGTCATGTAGTTTCTGTAGAATTGGAAGGAAGCCTGAATGTTGTCATACAAGCCTACTCAGAATCTGGTGATATCACCGCACAAGGTGAGGTTTGCTTCACGCCCAAAGCTTGCAATATAAGTCAGGAGACATGTTTCTTGGGTGACCGTGACCCTAAGGTGGAAGTGGAGATTACTGTCGCTTGGTCTCTTCTTGTTTCGAACAGGCGTCATTTGATGATGAATGGAATGGACTTTGACGAATTGAAAGAAGCGGTCAGTGGGATGGGGGTTTGA